The following are encoded in a window of Phaseolus vulgaris cultivar G19833 chromosome 3, P. vulgaris v2.0, whole genome shotgun sequence genomic DNA:
- the LOC137808078 gene encoding protein transport protein SEC16B homolog isoform X1, protein MFSLFFLCAPKRCVLFRRKLCNFRELKSRIVLGAVVTISGELVTGAIEKVYGLGVMASNPPLEDQTDEDFFDKLVEDDNEPVNSSHGDEGYDHSDDVKAFANLGINDDAGECRNERKQEEGDEGGGQLDGGNAQEGGFLASSGSFGGDSAMDHGDHGTGLESASVSDVSKSNGINNSEVKEVGWNSFNVDTKGDVGFGSYSDFFGELVEESGKACNDFNNEVKPGNEIQNDGLNSLGNYKPCQEGQGYDTSSQVNNTNGQDLTGSQYWEDLYPGWKYDQNTGQWYMVDGHNANQGSSMANTAADWTTASGAISEVSYMQQTAQSVVGTLAGTNTAESVSCWNQASQGNNGYPEHMVFDPQYPGWYYDMIAQEWRSLETYHSFIQSAGHGQENGHASTEKKLPNDVSLYREYGQDDNYGSLSSGIQTPDDNWSGSYGINHLQGLDRHATEMTTRNEDTATAGGNRLGHSFGSNISVNKDQQNNSASFETVPSYNKVNRDHGLANGTLEPQSFAPSGNVAQHFNYSNTQFDEPNNFSNEYGKSQKPYSYSQIQPSFQDTHQSCAPHVGRSSAGRPPHALVTFGFGGKLVVMKDSSFSNSSYESQNFVPGSVCVLNLMEVVNGSIDLSSIGSGTGDYFRALSQQSFTGPLVGGSFGSKELYKWIDERIAHCGSTDMDYKKCERLRLLLSLLKIACQHYGKLRSPFGTDTIRKENDTPEAAVAKLFASTKTSGKDFTQYGVLSHCLQNLPSEAQMRATASEVQNLLVSGKKKEALQYAQEGQLWGPALVLASQLGDQFYVDTVKQMALRQLVSGSPLRTLCLLIAGQPAEVFSSGSSAGGDPSAFNTPQQPTQFGSNGMLGDWEENLAVITANRTKDDELVIIHLGDCLWRERSQIIAAHICYLVAEANFESYSDSARLCLIGADHWKFPRTYASPEAIQRTELYEYSKVLGNSQFILLPFQPYKLIYAYMLAEVGKLSDSMKYCQAVLKSLKTGRAPEVETWKQLVLSLEDRIRTHQQGGYAANLAPAKLVGKLLNFFDSTAHRVVGGLPPPAPSSSSSQGNGHGNGQQHQPVANRVSNSQSTMAMSSLVPSASMEPISDWTADNNRTSKPNRSVSEPDFGRSPLQGTSPDSQGKTSVSGGTSRFSPFGFGSQLLQKTVGLVMRPRPGRQAKLGEKNKFYYDEKLKRWVEEGVQPQSEETALPPPPKTAAFQKGSTEYSLKSALKNEVSSSKEGYDSKTKSHEHNRGIPPIPPSTTQFSGRGRVGVRSRYVDTFNPGGGSSAKLFQSSSVKPALAANAKFFIPAHTPSSNEQTMEAITESNHEDSLTNEKPSTSYQSPEVLPPSARPRFPSMGNIGFQEIMTNVGNSQVPHSRRTASWGGGTITDLFSPSEMGESNPSGEPLGMSPSTFVPSEFSSMRTPVRSGSGSFGEVLHEVQL, encoded by the exons ATGTTTTCGCTTTTTTTcctctgcgccccaaaacgttGCGTTTTATTCAGACGGAAACTTTGCAATTTCCGG GAGTTGAAATCAAGGATTGTGTTGGGCGCGGTTGTGACAATCTCCGGCGAATTGGTGACCGGTGCAATTGAGAAGGTTTATGGTTTGGGCGTGATGGCTTCGAATCCTCCACTGGAGGATCAGACGGACGAGGATTTTTTCGATAAACTGGTGGAGGATGACAATGAACCTGTTAATTCTAGCCATGGTGATGAAGGTTATGATCATTCTGATGACGTGAAAGCGTTCGCGAATTTAGGGATTAATGATGACGCTGGAGAATGTCGTAATGAGCGGAAACAGGAGGAAGGGGACGAAGGTGGTGGGCAATTGGATGGTGGGAATGCTCAAGAGGGAGGTTTTTTGGCGTCCTCTGGTTCATTTGGAGGTGATAGTGCGATGGATCATGGTGATCATGGGACGGGTTTGGAGAGTGCTTCAGTTTCCGATGTGAGCAAGAGCAATGGAATCAACAATTCCGAGGTTAAGGAGGTGGGTTGGAATTCTTTTAATGTTGATACAAAAGGCGATGTCGGGTTTGGATCGTATTCTGACTTTTTTGGTGAATTGGTAGAAGAATCTGGCAAAGCATGTAATGATTTTAATAATGAGGTGAAACCTGGTAATGAAATTCAAAATGATGGGTTAAATTCTTTAGGTAATTATAAGCCATGTCAAGAGGGTCAAGGTTATGATACATCATCTCAGGTAAATAACACAAATGGTCAAGATCTGACTGGCAGTCAGTATTGGGAGGATCTTTATCCTGGCTGGAAGTATGATCAGAACACCGGGCAATGGTATATGGTAGACGGCCATAATGCTAATCAGGGAAGCTCTATGGCCAATACAGCTGCAGATTGGACAACTGCTTCTGGTGCGATATCGGAGGTTTCGTATATGCAACAAACTGCGCAATCTGTTGTTGGAACTTTAGCTGGAACTAACACAGCCGAGAGTGTATCATGCTGGAATCAGGCTTCGCAAGGGAATAATGGGTATCCTGAACATATGGTTTTTGATCCTCAGTATCCTGGTTGGTATTATGACATGATTGCCCAAGAATGGCGCTCGTTAGAAACTTACCATTCATTTATTCAATCTGCTGGTCATGGACAGGAAAATGGGCATGCATCTACTGAAAAAAAATTGCCCAATGATGTCAGTTTATACAGAGAGTATGGTCAAGATGACAATTATGGGTCACTGAGCTCTGGTATTCAGACTCCAGATGACAATTGGAGTGGCTCATATGGTATTAACCATCTCCAGGGTCTAGACAGACACGCAACTGAGATGACTACTAGAAATGAGGATACTGCAACTGCTGGTGGAAACAGACTGGGTCACTCTTTTGGTTCAAATATTTCTGTTAACAAAGATCAACAAAATAACTCTGCTTCATTTGAAACAGTCCCATCGTACAATAAAGTGAACCGTGATCATGGTTTGGCCAATGGAACTCTTGAGCCACAAAGCTTTGCTCCTAGTGGGAACGTTGCTCaacattttaattattcaaatacACAGTTTGATGAACCAAATAATTTCTCAAATGAATATGGTAAAAGTCAGAAGCCCTACAGTTACTCCCAGATCCAGCCATCCTTCCAGGATACGCATCAGTCTTGTGCCCCTCATGTTGGAAGATCATCAGCTGGACGTCCTCCTCATGCCTTAGTAACCTTTGGATTTGGTGGAAAACTGGTTGTAATGAAAGATTCTAGTTTTTCGAATTCATCATATGAAAGCCAG AATTTTGTCCCAGGATCTGTTTGTGTGTTAAACTTGATGGAGGTTGTCAATGGAAGTATTGATTTATCGAGCATTGGAAGTGGCACTGGTGATTATTTCCGTGCTCTCAGTCAGCAATCTTTCACTGGTCCATTGGTTGGTGGGAGTTTTGGAAGTAAAGAGTTGTACAAATGGATAGATGAGAGGATTGCACATTGTGGATCAACTGACATGGATTATAAGAAATGTGAAAGGTTGAGACTCCTTCTCTCGTTGCTTAAAATAGCCTGTCAACATTATGGAAAACTACGTTCTCCTTTTGGTACAGACACCATAAGAAAA GAGAATGATACTCCTGAGGCAGCAGTTGCAAAGCTTTTTGCATCTACCAAGACGAGTGGCAAGGACTTCACTCAATATGGTGTGCTAAGTCACTGCCTGCAAAATTTGCCTTCTGAAGCTCAAATGCGG gCGACGGCTTCTGAGGTACAAAACCTTCTTGTCTCGGGCAAAAAGAAGGAGGCTTTGCAGTATGCACAAGAAGGTCAATTGTGGGGACCTGCGCTTGTTCTTGCTTCACAACTTGGTGATCAG TTCTATGTTGACACAGTGAAGCAAATGGCACTTCGTCAGCTAGTTTCAGGATCACCTTTGCGCACATTATGCCTTCTAATCGCTGGGCAGCCAGCTGAAGTTTTCTCTTCTGGTAGCTCAGCTGGTGGGGATCCTAGTGCTTTTAATACCCCTCAGCAGCCTACACAG TTTGGATCTAATGGCATGCTTGGTGATTGGGAGGAGAATTTGGCCGTAATAACTGCAAACAGAACCAAAGATGACGAACTTGTAATTATTCATCTTGGTGATTGCTTGTGGAGAGAAAGAAGTCAG ATCATTGCTGCACACATATGCTATTTAGTTGCTGAAGCGAACTTCGAATCATACTCAGATAGTGCAAGGCTCTGTCTAATTGGAGCAGATCACTGGAAATTTCCTCGAACTTACGCTAGTCCTGAGGCTATCCAG AGGACTGAATTATATGAATACTCAAAGGTGCTTGGAAACTCTCAGTTTATTTTGCTTCCATTTCAGCCATATAAGCTTATTTATGCATACATGCTAGCTGAAGTGGGAAAGCTTTCAGACTCAATGAA GTACTGCCAAGCAGTACTCAAATCCTTAAAAACTGGTCGTGCACCAGAAGTAGAAACATGGAAGCAGTTGGTATTATCTCTTGAAGATAGGATTAGAACCCACCAACAG GGTGGGTATGCTGCAAATTTGGCACCTGCAAAATTAGTGGGCAAATTGCTCAACTTTTTTGATAGTACTGCACATAGAGTTGTTGGTGGTTTACCACCACCTGCTCCATCATCGTCATCATCTCAAGGAAATGGTCACGGAAATGGACAACAGCACCAGCCTGTTGCAAACAGAGTATCGAATAGTCAATCAACAATGGCAATGTCATCCTTAGTTCCATCCGCTTCAATGGAACCAATCAGTGATTGGACAGCTGATAATAATAGAACATCAAAGCCTAATAGAAGTGTTTCAGAGCCAGACTTTGGCAGAAGCCCTCTCCAG GGAACTTCACCTGACAGTCAAGGAAAAACATCAGTATCGGGGGGTACATCTCGCTTTTCTCCTTTTGGTTTTGGCTCACAACTTTTACAAAAGACAGTAGGACTAGTTATGAGACCTCGCCCTGGTCGACAG GCTAAATTGGGTGAAAAGAACAAGTTCTATTATGATGAAAAACTGAAAAGATGGGTAGAGGAAGGTGTTCAACCTCAATCTGAAGAAACTGCACTACCACCTCCTCCAAAGACTGCTGCTTTCCAGAAAGGTTCAACTGAATACAGCTTAAAATCTGCACTGAAGAACGAAGTATCATCTTCTAAGGAGGGATATGATTCAAAAACTAAAAGTCATGAACATAACCGAGGGATTCCACCAATACCACCTAGCACAACTCAATTCTCTGGCCGAGGTCGGGTTGGTGTTCGATCTAG GTACGTTGACACATTCAACCCAGGTGGTGGAAGCTCTGCAAAATTGTTTCAGTCATCATCTGTCAAACCTGCTTTGGCTGCCAATGCAAAGTTCTTTATTCCTGCTCACACACCATCATCAAATGAGCAGACAATGGAAGCTATAACAGAAAGTAATCATGAAGATAGTTTAACTAATGAAAAGCCTTCAACGTCGTACCAATCCCCTGAAGTTTTACCACCATCGGCCAGACCAAGGTTTCCAAGTATGGGTAACATCGGTTTCCAGGAAATAATGACGAATGTCGGCAACTCTCAAGTGCCTCATTCAAGGCGAACAGCTTCGTGGGGTGGTGGGACTATTACTGACCTATTTAGTCCCTCAGAAATGGGAGAAAGTAATCCTTCTGGTGAACCTTTGGGAATGTCACCATCAACATTTGTGCCCAGTGAGTTTTCTTCAATGCGTACACCTGTAAGGAGTGGGAGTGGAAGTTTTGGAGAAGTTCTTCACGAGGTTCAACTTTGA
- the LOC137808078 gene encoding protein transport protein SEC16B homolog isoform X2, producing MFSLFFLCAPKRCVLFRRKLCNFRELKSRIVLGAVVTISGELVTGAIEKVYGLGVMASNPPLEDQTDEDFFDKLVEDDNEPVNSSHGDEGYDHSDDVKAFANLGINDDAGECRNERKQEEGDEGGGQLDGGNAQEGGFLASSGSFGGDSAMDHGDHGTGLESASVSDVSKSNGINNSEVKEVGWNSFNVDTKGDVGFGSYSDFFGELVEESGKACNDFNNEVKPGNEIQNDGLNSLGNYKPCQEGQGYDTSSQVNNTNGQDLTGSQYWEDLYPGWKYDQNTGQWYMVDGHNANQGSSMANTAADWTTASGAISEVSYMQQTAQSVVGTLAGTNTAESVSCWNQASQGNNGYPEHMVFDPQYPGWYYDMIAQEWRSLETYHSFIQSAGHGQENGHASTEKKLPNDVSLYREYGQDDNYGSLSSGIQTPDDNWSGSYGINHLQGLDRHATEMTTRNEDTATAGGNRLGHSFGSNISVNKDQQNNSASFETVPSYNKVNRDHGLANGTLEPQSFAPSGNVAQHFNYSNTQFDEPNNFSNEYGKSQKPYSYSQIQPSFQDTHQSCAPHVGRSSAGRPPHALVTFGFGGKLVVMKDSSFSNSSYESQNFVPGSVCVLNLMEVVNGSIDLSSIGSGTGDYFRALSQQSFTGPLVGGSFGSKELYKWIDERIAHCGSTDMDYKKCERLRLLLSLLKIACQHYGKLRSPFGTDTIRKENDTPEAAVAKLFASTKTSGKDFTQYGVLSHCLQNLPSEAQMRATASEVQNLLVSGKKKEALQYAQEGQLWGPALVLASQLGDQFYVDTVKQMALRQLVSGSPLRTLCLLIAGQPAEVFSSGSSAGGDPSAFNTPQQPTQFGSNGMLGDWEENLAVITANRTKDDELVIIHLGDCLWRERSQIIAAHICYLVAEANFESYSDSARLCLIGADHWKFPRTYASPEAIQPYKLIYAYMLAEVGKLSDSMKYCQAVLKSLKTGRAPEVETWKQLVLSLEDRIRTHQQGGYAANLAPAKLVGKLLNFFDSTAHRVVGGLPPPAPSSSSSQGNGHGNGQQHQPVANRVSNSQSTMAMSSLVPSASMEPISDWTADNNRTSKPNRSVSEPDFGRSPLQGTSPDSQGKTSVSGGTSRFSPFGFGSQLLQKTVGLVMRPRPGRQAKLGEKNKFYYDEKLKRWVEEGVQPQSEETALPPPPKTAAFQKGSTEYSLKSALKNEVSSSKEGYDSKTKSHEHNRGIPPIPPSTTQFSGRGRVGVRSRYVDTFNPGGGSSAKLFQSSSVKPALAANAKFFIPAHTPSSNEQTMEAITESNHEDSLTNEKPSTSYQSPEVLPPSARPRFPSMGNIGFQEIMTNVGNSQVPHSRRTASWGGGTITDLFSPSEMGESNPSGEPLGMSPSTFVPSEFSSMRTPVRSGSGSFGEVLHEVQL from the exons ATGTTTTCGCTTTTTTTcctctgcgccccaaaacgttGCGTTTTATTCAGACGGAAACTTTGCAATTTCCGG GAGTTGAAATCAAGGATTGTGTTGGGCGCGGTTGTGACAATCTCCGGCGAATTGGTGACCGGTGCAATTGAGAAGGTTTATGGTTTGGGCGTGATGGCTTCGAATCCTCCACTGGAGGATCAGACGGACGAGGATTTTTTCGATAAACTGGTGGAGGATGACAATGAACCTGTTAATTCTAGCCATGGTGATGAAGGTTATGATCATTCTGATGACGTGAAAGCGTTCGCGAATTTAGGGATTAATGATGACGCTGGAGAATGTCGTAATGAGCGGAAACAGGAGGAAGGGGACGAAGGTGGTGGGCAATTGGATGGTGGGAATGCTCAAGAGGGAGGTTTTTTGGCGTCCTCTGGTTCATTTGGAGGTGATAGTGCGATGGATCATGGTGATCATGGGACGGGTTTGGAGAGTGCTTCAGTTTCCGATGTGAGCAAGAGCAATGGAATCAACAATTCCGAGGTTAAGGAGGTGGGTTGGAATTCTTTTAATGTTGATACAAAAGGCGATGTCGGGTTTGGATCGTATTCTGACTTTTTTGGTGAATTGGTAGAAGAATCTGGCAAAGCATGTAATGATTTTAATAATGAGGTGAAACCTGGTAATGAAATTCAAAATGATGGGTTAAATTCTTTAGGTAATTATAAGCCATGTCAAGAGGGTCAAGGTTATGATACATCATCTCAGGTAAATAACACAAATGGTCAAGATCTGACTGGCAGTCAGTATTGGGAGGATCTTTATCCTGGCTGGAAGTATGATCAGAACACCGGGCAATGGTATATGGTAGACGGCCATAATGCTAATCAGGGAAGCTCTATGGCCAATACAGCTGCAGATTGGACAACTGCTTCTGGTGCGATATCGGAGGTTTCGTATATGCAACAAACTGCGCAATCTGTTGTTGGAACTTTAGCTGGAACTAACACAGCCGAGAGTGTATCATGCTGGAATCAGGCTTCGCAAGGGAATAATGGGTATCCTGAACATATGGTTTTTGATCCTCAGTATCCTGGTTGGTATTATGACATGATTGCCCAAGAATGGCGCTCGTTAGAAACTTACCATTCATTTATTCAATCTGCTGGTCATGGACAGGAAAATGGGCATGCATCTACTGAAAAAAAATTGCCCAATGATGTCAGTTTATACAGAGAGTATGGTCAAGATGACAATTATGGGTCACTGAGCTCTGGTATTCAGACTCCAGATGACAATTGGAGTGGCTCATATGGTATTAACCATCTCCAGGGTCTAGACAGACACGCAACTGAGATGACTACTAGAAATGAGGATACTGCAACTGCTGGTGGAAACAGACTGGGTCACTCTTTTGGTTCAAATATTTCTGTTAACAAAGATCAACAAAATAACTCTGCTTCATTTGAAACAGTCCCATCGTACAATAAAGTGAACCGTGATCATGGTTTGGCCAATGGAACTCTTGAGCCACAAAGCTTTGCTCCTAGTGGGAACGTTGCTCaacattttaattattcaaatacACAGTTTGATGAACCAAATAATTTCTCAAATGAATATGGTAAAAGTCAGAAGCCCTACAGTTACTCCCAGATCCAGCCATCCTTCCAGGATACGCATCAGTCTTGTGCCCCTCATGTTGGAAGATCATCAGCTGGACGTCCTCCTCATGCCTTAGTAACCTTTGGATTTGGTGGAAAACTGGTTGTAATGAAAGATTCTAGTTTTTCGAATTCATCATATGAAAGCCAG AATTTTGTCCCAGGATCTGTTTGTGTGTTAAACTTGATGGAGGTTGTCAATGGAAGTATTGATTTATCGAGCATTGGAAGTGGCACTGGTGATTATTTCCGTGCTCTCAGTCAGCAATCTTTCACTGGTCCATTGGTTGGTGGGAGTTTTGGAAGTAAAGAGTTGTACAAATGGATAGATGAGAGGATTGCACATTGTGGATCAACTGACATGGATTATAAGAAATGTGAAAGGTTGAGACTCCTTCTCTCGTTGCTTAAAATAGCCTGTCAACATTATGGAAAACTACGTTCTCCTTTTGGTACAGACACCATAAGAAAA GAGAATGATACTCCTGAGGCAGCAGTTGCAAAGCTTTTTGCATCTACCAAGACGAGTGGCAAGGACTTCACTCAATATGGTGTGCTAAGTCACTGCCTGCAAAATTTGCCTTCTGAAGCTCAAATGCGG gCGACGGCTTCTGAGGTACAAAACCTTCTTGTCTCGGGCAAAAAGAAGGAGGCTTTGCAGTATGCACAAGAAGGTCAATTGTGGGGACCTGCGCTTGTTCTTGCTTCACAACTTGGTGATCAG TTCTATGTTGACACAGTGAAGCAAATGGCACTTCGTCAGCTAGTTTCAGGATCACCTTTGCGCACATTATGCCTTCTAATCGCTGGGCAGCCAGCTGAAGTTTTCTCTTCTGGTAGCTCAGCTGGTGGGGATCCTAGTGCTTTTAATACCCCTCAGCAGCCTACACAG TTTGGATCTAATGGCATGCTTGGTGATTGGGAGGAGAATTTGGCCGTAATAACTGCAAACAGAACCAAAGATGACGAACTTGTAATTATTCATCTTGGTGATTGCTTGTGGAGAGAAAGAAGTCAG ATCATTGCTGCACACATATGCTATTTAGTTGCTGAAGCGAACTTCGAATCATACTCAGATAGTGCAAGGCTCTGTCTAATTGGAGCAGATCACTGGAAATTTCCTCGAACTTACGCTAGTCCTGAGGCTATCCAG CCATATAAGCTTATTTATGCATACATGCTAGCTGAAGTGGGAAAGCTTTCAGACTCAATGAA GTACTGCCAAGCAGTACTCAAATCCTTAAAAACTGGTCGTGCACCAGAAGTAGAAACATGGAAGCAGTTGGTATTATCTCTTGAAGATAGGATTAGAACCCACCAACAG GGTGGGTATGCTGCAAATTTGGCACCTGCAAAATTAGTGGGCAAATTGCTCAACTTTTTTGATAGTACTGCACATAGAGTTGTTGGTGGTTTACCACCACCTGCTCCATCATCGTCATCATCTCAAGGAAATGGTCACGGAAATGGACAACAGCACCAGCCTGTTGCAAACAGAGTATCGAATAGTCAATCAACAATGGCAATGTCATCCTTAGTTCCATCCGCTTCAATGGAACCAATCAGTGATTGGACAGCTGATAATAATAGAACATCAAAGCCTAATAGAAGTGTTTCAGAGCCAGACTTTGGCAGAAGCCCTCTCCAG GGAACTTCACCTGACAGTCAAGGAAAAACATCAGTATCGGGGGGTACATCTCGCTTTTCTCCTTTTGGTTTTGGCTCACAACTTTTACAAAAGACAGTAGGACTAGTTATGAGACCTCGCCCTGGTCGACAG GCTAAATTGGGTGAAAAGAACAAGTTCTATTATGATGAAAAACTGAAAAGATGGGTAGAGGAAGGTGTTCAACCTCAATCTGAAGAAACTGCACTACCACCTCCTCCAAAGACTGCTGCTTTCCAGAAAGGTTCAACTGAATACAGCTTAAAATCTGCACTGAAGAACGAAGTATCATCTTCTAAGGAGGGATATGATTCAAAAACTAAAAGTCATGAACATAACCGAGGGATTCCACCAATACCACCTAGCACAACTCAATTCTCTGGCCGAGGTCGGGTTGGTGTTCGATCTAG GTACGTTGACACATTCAACCCAGGTGGTGGAAGCTCTGCAAAATTGTTTCAGTCATCATCTGTCAAACCTGCTTTGGCTGCCAATGCAAAGTTCTTTATTCCTGCTCACACACCATCATCAAATGAGCAGACAATGGAAGCTATAACAGAAAGTAATCATGAAGATAGTTTAACTAATGAAAAGCCTTCAACGTCGTACCAATCCCCTGAAGTTTTACCACCATCGGCCAGACCAAGGTTTCCAAGTATGGGTAACATCGGTTTCCAGGAAATAATGACGAATGTCGGCAACTCTCAAGTGCCTCATTCAAGGCGAACAGCTTCGTGGGGTGGTGGGACTATTACTGACCTATTTAGTCCCTCAGAAATGGGAGAAAGTAATCCTTCTGGTGAACCTTTGGGAATGTCACCATCAACATTTGTGCCCAGTGAGTTTTCTTCAATGCGTACACCTGTAAGGAGTGGGAGTGGAAGTTTTGGAGAAGTTCTTCACGAGGTTCAACTTTGA
- the LOC137808079 gene encoding zinc finger protein ZAT4-like, which yields MDNRHKCKLCSRSFTNGRALGGHMKAHLATLPLPPKPQTLTHSSFTYSSSSDSEQEQLKEQDSLSYALRENPKKSFRVTDPEDRESETESKNPTRQRSKRNRKSAMLKLSFVVSTPLITAEPEPVSSVSDTSPEEDVAMSLMMLSRDTWNVVPNAGPPQRSKRHCTGSETKLKKLRGKYLCHTCGKAFRSSRALGSHRTICCRQEQVQNQNNNNNSIKVFECPFCYKVFGSGQALGGHKRSHLIPSSSSTVNDSLKFKQTFIDLNMPAPPEEDDLSVVSDA from the coding sequence ATGGATAATAGACACAAATGCAAGCTTTGTTCAAGGTCTTTCACCAATGGCAGAGCCCTTGGGGGTCACATGAAGGCTCATCTAGCAACTCTCCCTCTTCCTCCAAAGCCTCAAACTTTAACCCACTCTTCCTTCACTTATTCCTCTTCCTCAGACTCTGAGCAAGAACAACTCAAAGAACAAGATTCTCTTAGTTACGCGCTCAGGGAGAATCCTAAGAAGAGCTTCAGAGTAACGGATCCTGAAGACAGAGAGAGCGAGACCGAGTCAAAGAACCCAACTCGCCAGCGATCCAAGCGGAACCGGAAATCGGCCATGCTGAAGCTCAGCTTCGTGGTGTCCACACCTCTCATCACCGCCGAACCCGAACCTGTAAGTTCAGTCTCCGACACCTCCCCGGAGGAAGACGTAGCCATGAGCCTCATGATGCTCTCCCGCGACACGTGGAACGTAGTCCCCAATGCAGGTCCACCGCAGAGATCAAAGAGGCACTGCACGGGATCAGAGACCAAGCTCAAGAAACTCCGCGGCAAGTACCTCTGTCACACTTGCGGCAAAGCCTTTCGATCCTCTCGGGCCTTGGGGAGTCACAGAACCATATGTTGCCGTCAAGAGCAAGttcaaaatcaaaacaacaacaacaatagtATTAAGGTTTTTGAATGTCCCTTTTGTTACAAGGTGTTCGGCTCTGGTCAAGCTCTGGGCGGACACAAGAGATCTCATCTAATCCCTTCATCATCCTCAACAGTTAACGATTCCCTTAAATTCAAACAGACCTTCATAGATCTCAACATGccggcgccgccagaagaggaCGACCTTAGTGTTGTCTCTGATGCCTAA
- the LOC137805950 gene encoding WAT1-related protein At5g47470-like, which produces MVNGGLVEDVAVIGGLIGVQFIYAGNALLFSYLMSLGLESLTIVAFTSFATFLILLPFAFYYERFRWPTKVGFKLVTQLLFLSLGGVTLFQSIFLKGIKLTSPAMGTAMPNLAPGFIFVIAWIFRLEKVNLSCTYSRVKIVGTLLCVLGALTLSIMQSLSVPPNSSKVGTIQSPSPPPNVTFDRQKLIGCLYLLVAILILSTNIVLQAFTLGDFPAPMSLCSITCFLGTFMTVAVQLIEDHEFKTGWPLVSVADMIGYSLVAGVVNGICLSVNCWALERRGPVLVSMFSPIGTVSSVIFSVVTLGQTINTGSLAGMFLMFTGLYFVLWAKGKEGGLESEYDEEKPLLS; this is translated from the exons ATGGTGAATGGAGGGCTGGTTGAAGATGTTGCAGTTATTGGAGGGTTGATAGGGGTGCAATTTATTTACGCAGGAAATGCTTTGTTGTTCAGTTATCTTATGTCTTTGGGCCTCGAATCTCTTACCATTGTCGCTTTTACTTCCTTTGCTACGTTCCTTATTCTCCTACCCTTTGCCTTCTATTATGAAAg GTTTAGATGGCCCACCAAAGTTGGTTTCAAGTTGGTTACACAGCTTCTCTTTCTTTCACTTGGAGG GGTAACTTTGTTCCAGTCTATATTCCTTAAAGGAATCAAGCTAACCTCGCCAGCAATGGGAACAGCCATGCCGAATCTTGCACCAGGTTTCATCTTCGTCATCGCATGGATTTTTCG GTTGGAAAAAGTGAACTTAAGCTGCACATACAGTAGAGTAAAAATAGTTGGCACATTGCTTTGTGTCTTAGGGGCTCTCACATTGAGCATAATGCAAAGCCTCTCTGTACCTCCTAACTCCTCTAAAGTGGGAACAATTCAATCTCCATCACCACCTCCAAATGTAACGTTTGACAGACAGAAGTTAATCGGTTGTCTCTATCTCTTGGTCGCAATCCTCATATTGTCAACCAACATTGTCCTACAG GCCTTTACTCTAGGAGATTTTCCTGCACCGATGTCCTTGTGTTCAATAACTTGCTTTCTTGGGACATTCATGACTGTCGCAGTTCAATTAATTGAAGATCACGAATTCAAAACTGGTTGGCCACTTGTGAGTGTCGCAGACATGATTGGCTATTCTCTTGTG GCAGGTGTAGTGAATGGAATATGCCTGAGTGTCAATTGTTGGGCACTTGAGAGGAGAGGGCCAGTGCTGGTGTCCATGTTCAGCCCTATTGGCACAGTCTCCTCAGTCATTTTCTCAGTTGTTACTCTAGGACAGACCATAAACACTGGAAG CTTAGCGGGTATGTTCCTGATGTTCACTGGGCTCTACTTTGTGCTTTGGGCCAAAGGGAAAGAAGGTGGCTTAGAGAGTGAATATGATGAAGAGAAGCCTCTCTTAAGTTGA